A window from Calditerrivibrio sp. encodes these proteins:
- a CDS encoding type II secretion system GspH family protein, whose amino-acid sequence MLRGMTLLELIIVIFILSLIIGVSVYYYNKLSKKVSIENDTYNLYSLAIQARVLGFTEKENKIIRILGPDNTTAIMDNDSNITNGYILQLKLQNPFIPSSNGSNDIFRFDKNGFADYQGHIRAKEISDSAYDCVVISYGRIALGKYNNNSCNAK is encoded by the coding sequence ATGTTAAGAGGGATGACACTTTTGGAGTTAATAATTGTAATATTTATTTTATCACTTATAATCGGCGTTAGTGTTTATTATTATAATAAATTATCCAAAAAAGTCTCCATCGAAAACGATACTTACAACTTATATTCATTAGCCATACAAGCCAGGGTGCTTGGTTTTACAGAAAAAGAAAACAAAATAATAAGAATATTAGGTCCTGATAATACCACTGCTATAATGGACAACGATTCAAACATAACAAATGGTTACATTCTTCAACTCAAACTACAAAACCCTTTTATACCTTCAAGCAATGGCTCTAACGATATTTTTAGATTTGATAAAAATGGTTTTGCAGACTACCAGGGGCACATCAGAGCAAAAGAAATTTCAGACTCAGCTTATGACTGCGTAGTAATATCTTATGGTAGAATAGCTTT